From the genome of Myxococcota bacterium:
GGCACCCGCTCGGCGCCGATCTCTTCCAGGCCCGTGGCCAGCCCGCCGAGCGCGGTGCGCGTGCCCTTCGCGCGGCGCAGCAGCTCGCCCCCGCGAGTCACGCGGAAGTCGGCGAAGCGCGTCGGCTCCGGGCAATAGGTGTTGGTCTCGTGCTGGAAGCTGGCGAGCGCGACGCGCACGAGTCAGAGACCGAAGCTGCCCGGAAGCCCGAGCAGCGCGGCCCCGGCGCTGGAGAAGACGCCCTCCTGGATCGAAGCGTGCTGACTCAGCGTGCGGATGTCGCGCAGCCGCCGCTGCAGCGGCGACGACTCGTAGAGCGCCGAGCCGCCGCCCGCCAGGTAGCAGGCGTCGACCACGGCTCCTGCGCGCTCGACGATCCAGGCCGCGGCCTCGATCGCCGCCAGGCCGAACAACAGCGGAATCGCGCCCGCCTGCGCGTGCGCCCAGAGCTCGGCGGCGCGCTCGCGCAGGAGCGCCCGCGCCGCCGCGAGATCCGCGTGCGCGTGGCCGAGCCGGTACTGGAACAGCGGTGACTCGGGCAGCGTGGTCTTCGCGTACAGGCGCTGCTTCTTGGTGCCGGCGAAGGCGACCAGATCGGCGAGCGCGCCCTCGCCGATGCCCAGCGCGACCGCGGCGATGTGCAGCACGGCCTGCGGCAGCGCGCCCTGGAAGATCGGGCCCGGCAGCGTCGGCGCGCCGCCGAACAGCTGGAACACGCGCTCGGAGGGCACAAACAGGTCCGCCGCCTCGATGTCGTGACTGCCGGTGCCGCGCAGGCCCGAGGTGTGCCAGGTGTCGTGGATCGTCCAGTCACTGGCGCGCGCGAGCGCGCAGCGCAGCGTGCGCGGCTCGGCGCCGTCGTCGACCACGCAGTGGCCGAACAGCCAGTCGGCGTGCTGGCAGCCACTGGCAAAGCCCCAGCGGCCGGTGACTCGCACGCCGCCGGCCACCGGCGTGGCGCGGCCTTGGGGCGCGAACGCGCCCGCGATGATCACGTCCGGGCCGTCGGCGTAGAGCGCGTCGAAGCTCGCGGGCGGCAGGAGCGCCAAGAGCTGGGGTGACTCGGCGCCGATCATCACCGTCCAGCCGGTCGCCCCGTCGCCGGCCGCGAGCTGCGCCAGCACGTCGATCGTGGCGGGATACTCGAGCTCGAGCCCGCCGTGACTGCGCGGGACGAGCATGCGGAAGAAGCCGGCGCTCTTCAGCTCCTTCACCAGGTCGGGCGGCAGCCGGCGGGCGGCGTCGATCTCGCCCGCGCGCGCCGCCAGCCGCGGCGCGAGGTCGCGGGCGGCGTCGAGCACGCGCTGGGCATCGGTCGCCACGAGTCAGTCCTCCGCGAAGAAGTAGCGCCGGGCGGCCTCGTCGACCGGCTGGTCGGGCCCGCGCCCCACGATGTCGACCACGCGCCCCGGGTCGGCCGCGGCCTTGGCGAACACGCGTCCGCGCAGCGCCTCCGCCTCGGGACCGGGCTCGAAGAAGATCCGGGTCATCCAGTCTTCGAGCGTGTGCAGGCGATCGTAGTAGCGGTCGTGCTCGTCGGCGTAGGCGTGCAGCGCCGCGTCCCAGTCTTGCGAGGCGGCGAGCGCGTCGCGCAGCGTGCGCACGTCGCGCAGCGTGAGCGACATGCCGCAGCCCCAGACCGGGTCACTGCAGGCCGCCGCATCGCCGACCAGCGCGACGCCTTCACGCACCGGGTGCGTCACGCGCGAGTCGGCACCCTCGAAGCCGGCGAGCGGGCCGGCTGCACGCGCGCCTGCGAGCCACTCCGCGGGCACGCCCGCGGCGCGGAACGCGGCCAGGAAGTCGGGGATGCGCTCCTTGCCCGAGAAGCGAGTCACTCCGCTGTCGGAGCGGTAGGCCATGTAGCCGCGCAGCACGCCCTGGTCGCGCGGGAAGAGCAGCGCCTGCTCGTTCACGGGGAAGTTCCAGAAGGCGGCGCTCGCGTCGTCGGGGCCGGTGTAGCCTTCCAAGAGCACCCCCGCGAGACACAGCCGGTACGGGTCGCGCGTCTCCTGGAAGCCCAGCGCGGCGCGCAGCTTCGAGTCGCGCCCGTCGGCGCCCACGACCAGGCGCGCCGACTCGGTCGACACCTCGCCGCGCGCACCGCGGACGCGCACCTGCGCAGGCCGGCCGGGAGTGACCTCGGTCGCGTTGACCCCGCGCCGCACCTCGGCGCCCGCGGCGGAAGCCGCGGCCAGCACGGCCTCCTGGAAGGCCGGGTGCCCGACGCACAGCGGAGCGGGGAAGACGCTCCCGGTCGCGTCGTCGAAGCTGCGCCGGTCGAGGCGCATGCCGCCGATGTAGTTGTCGAGCCAGGGCGAGCG
Proteins encoded in this window:
- a CDS encoding acyl-CoA dehydrogenase family protein, encoding MATDAQRVLDAARDLAPRLAARAGEIDAARRLPPDLVKELKSAGFFRMLVPRSHGGLELEYPATIDVLAQLAAGDGATGWTVMIGAESPQLLALLPPASFDALYADGPDVIIAGAFAPQGRATPVAGGVRVTGRWGFASGCQHADWLFGHCVVDDGAEPRTLRCALARASDWTIHDTWHTSGLRGTGSHDIEAADLFVPSERVFQLFGGAPTLPGPIFQGALPQAVLHIAAVALGIGEGALADLVAFAGTKKQRLYAKTTLPESPLFQYRLGHAHADLAAARALLRERAAELWAHAQAGAIPLLFGLAAIEAAAWIVERAGAVVDACYLAGGGSALYESSPLQRRLRDIRTLSQHASIQEGVFSSAGAALLGLPGSFGL
- a CDS encoding FAD-dependent monooxygenase, producing the protein MAWDAICVGGGLGGAGIAFALAKAGARVLVLERETKFRDRVRGEYLECWGVAAARDLGLQSALADARAHRSPWLDNYIGGMRLDRRSFDDATGSVFPAPLCVGHPAFQEAVLAAASAAGAEVRRGVNATEVTPGRPAQVRVRGARGEVSTESARLVVGADGRDSKLRAALGFQETRDPYRLCLAGVLLEGYTGPDDASAAFWNFPVNEQALLFPRDQGVLRGYMAYRSDSGVTRFSGKERIPDFLAAFRAAGVPAEWLAGARAAGPLAGFEGADSRVTHPVREGVALVGDAAACSDPVWGCGMSLTLRDVRTLRDALAASQDWDAALHAYADEHDRYYDRLHTLEDWMTRIFFEPGPEAEALRGRVFAKAAADPGRVVDIVGRGPDQPVDEAARRYFFAED